The Virgibacillus sp. SK37 region CAACTAATCCTTGATCCGTAATAATGGAGGAATATCCTCCGTCTGGTTGCATCTCTTTGACCAACTCATCTAAAAATCCCATATCAAAATGTGCAGAGATTACTCCGAGGAATTGATCATCCTTTGAAATTAATGGAATAGCAATAGAAGAAGCAGATCTTGTCTCATCTCCCATTTTATATGATATAGGTTCAGTTAAAACAGACCTTTTTTCCTTCTTAGGAATCAAATACCAATCGCCATCGCCTGCTTTATCTAATCCGGAGGCAGGGTTTGTATAAACCTCTCCCTTCACTTTAGAAGCATAAGGGATAAAGCGATCTTGTTGATCTACCAAATTGAAATCAATGGAATCTTTCTCTGGTAATACCCCCTCTTCCAAAACAGTTGCGATCCCAGAAATGGAAGGATTGTTCATCAGTACATTTTCCATCATCGATAGGACACCATCAGCTGTTATGGTGTTGTCATTATAAGTTCCTTCGACTACAATTTTCATTGTATCCAATGTCTTCTTTGTTTGATTCAAATTATCACTTAAATTCGCAGCATAATATCTCGTATGCTCATTTGCAAAGTTCTCCCCATCTTCTACCGCTTTGGTGTGCAGAATGCTGCTGGAAATGGTTGCATAAGCAATGAACAACACGAGAAATAAGCCGATAATAAGTCCTGATAATCTCCATGAAATACTATTTCTTTTCTTCATAATTAAGTCCTTTCTTTCCTGTTGTCTAGTAAATAAGTACTAGTTACCATAATGTTATCGGCGGGGATGGAAGAAATATGAAGGATATTGAATAGAGTTCTAACAAAATAGTGATATATAGCTATATTCAATTACTACAACTTTAATGGAGCTGTTGCAATTGTTGGAGTATAAACTAAAATCGTACACTATACATAGTTGGAGGAAATTGTGAACTAGAGAAAAAAACTAACGGCAGCAAGGAAAGGGAGAGTCCGCCGCACAATAGATTAATCGGCTGCAGAGCGAAGTAATCCGCCGCAGATATTCAGGGACTAGCTATATCTGCTTACCATACACTACTTTCTAAAATAGCATCTACAAACAAGCTAGTTCGCAGCTTATCCATTTTCCAAAACATTGAATAACCTCAACATTTATATTAGAACCAATTTGTTTAGCGAAATAGGGAATGCAAAAGACCTCTATTAAAGCATAGAGGTCTTTCCAACAAATTGAATATTATTTTCCAGACAAATATCTTCCCTATTCAAACTATCTTTTCCCTTTGCCGTTAGCTCGGATGCGCACGTCATCTGTCAGTTTTGAATTTTCTTCCTTCTTATCTAAAACTTTTCCATAAACATTGTATACATCTATGTTATTGCTAAACGCAAGATCTAACTCTCGTTTTCTTGGACGAATTTCAGGGATTGTCCCTTCAAACAAAAATGTAGTGGCAGAAACTTGCTCTGCTAACTTAAATTCAATTTCCGAGTCACCGATCGTTCCAGAGAGCTTCCGATCACCCGTTAACATGACATAGCTATCAAATGTCATTTCCACCTGAATAGTTTCTCCAGGCCGATAAACATTTGGGGTTTTCTTTACTGTACCAAAAGCTTCAACTCGTGGTGCGGGAGCCTCTTTCTCCTTTTTCCACTTAACAAAGTCGGTATTAAATTTCCTAAAATCCATGACAGTATTTGGGGTACCTTCATAAAAAAGACCAATATTTCCATCTGTTAAATTAGTAAGACTGGAATAGCCGTAATGCCCTTCTTTGACAAGCTGATCATATTTCCAATCAATTGAATATTTTTTATGCCCATTTTCATAGGTTCCTGATTCTTCTATTAGCCCTATTCGTACTGTTCCATTCACTCTGCTCACAGAGTTATTGGCACTGGAGAAGATAAGTGCCTCTTTGCCATCAACATTACCATCATAGCGAATAACAGACATCTGGCTATATGGCGCAACCAGATCCTTTTCTGTTACAACTTCGTCATCCCATGTTTCTCCACCGTCAAAGCTTGTAGCAATTTGCGCATAACCAGAACGGTTTCTCATAAACAATTTCAGCTGACCATCAGGCATTTCAACAACCTGTGACTCAGTAACCTCGTAGGCATTATTATTAAAGTCCTTCTCATGAATGACCTCTCCGTTTCCTACAACTCTTCCTTCATTAGGTGATGCACCGCGGTGCCATGTCTTACCATTATCGTCACTATAAACAACGGCACTCGCCTGTTTAAAGTTATCATTTAAAAAGTACACTGGGAAAACAAGTCTTCCTTTATGTTCACCTTCTGTTAATTGAATACCGTTACCTGGTCCAGTACCTAGGAATGCCATCCACTCTTCTTTTACCTCATCATTTAAGTCAATCGTTCCTTCCCATGTTTCCCCTTCATCATCACTATAATAGAGTTCGAGATAGGAAGTTTTATATGGCTTCAAAGGTGTCGTCTTACTGAATATATTGTCTATTTTTTCTCCATTTAAGTATAGGTTCCTTCTTTCATCAACCTTGTAATTCGTTTGATTTCCTTTATTATCATACACTTGTCCACCATCGCGAACAGTATATTCCTTTCCGGATTCATCTGTTAGAAGCATATACTTTTCCCCATCAATTGATTTAAAACCAGTTCCTTTATAGGAATTCACTCCAAAACCACCCATTAGACCTGCACCATGCGGAAAGCCATCTACTAAGGCGAATACGCGTTCATTTGTCTTGTCCTGAAGAAAAGCTAAATCAATATTAGAAGCTTGGTCAGGATAGTCGTTGACCATAATACCGTTCTTTTCCCAAGTGTCTCCATCATCAAAGCTTCTCCGAATAACCGCATCAATATTATTTGGAGAATCAGCTCCATTTTCTACCCGGCGGTCAATTCCGGCAATCAATGTACCTTTTTCTGTATAAAATAGTGCTGGAATTCGATAATTATTGGAGTCCATAAAGCCTGGGTAAAAAATACTTTCAGGGTCCGTTACATAGGCTTCGTCTGGCATTGGATTTACAAGTGGTGCAGCACTTGTCACTCCTGTAATTGCCGTCAAAGTTTCGTCAGAGAGTGGCTGATTGTAAATCTTTGCAAAGTCAATATCCCCCTTGAAAGGATAATTGTTCCCACCAGCTGCTCTCTCTGTTCTGCCAAGTTGAGCACTGTTCGGCTTGTGTATATTGTTTAAAAATTTCCTAGGTGACGTGGTGTCTTCTTTAATTAATTCTCCATCCAGGAAGTATTTATATCCTGCTTCTTTATCTACCACCATTGCCAGTGTAT contains the following coding sequences:
- a CDS encoding sialidase family protein, whose translation is MKKNVYVIIFSVLILVFIGADQKLVEASAPNAEPIVSVENEQIENGYFTNLNSEIDKLKKLEEGTIVVRFRYTGSSIMSLFSLSNSNLANGHFHLYISPSSIGSENRFQKPGEPQENVHTSAAANLKEGHVYTLAMVVDKEAGYKYFLDGELIKEDTTSPRKFLNNIHKPNSAQLGRTERAAGGNNYPFKGDIDFAKIYNQPLSDETLTAITGVTSAAPLVNPMPDEAYVTDPESIFYPGFMDSNNYRIPALFYTEKGTLIAGIDRRVENGADSPNNIDAVIRRSFDDGDTWEKNGIMVNDYPDQASNIDLAFLQDKTNERVFALVDGFPHGAGLMGGFGVNSYKGTGFKSIDGEKYMLLTDESGKEYTVRDGGQVYDNKGNQTNYKVDERRNLYLNGEKIDNIFSKTTPLKPYKTSYLELYYSDDEGETWEGTIDLNDEVKEEWMAFLGTGPGNGIQLTEGEHKGRLVFPVYFLNDNFKQASAVVYSDDNGKTWHRGASPNEGRVVGNGEVIHEKDFNNNAYEVTESQVVEMPDGQLKLFMRNRSGYAQIATSFDGGETWDDEVVTEKDLVAPYSQMSVIRYDGNVDGKEALIFSSANNSVSRVNGTVRIGLIEESGTYENGHKKYSIDWKYDQLVKEGHYGYSSLTNLTDGNIGLFYEGTPNTVMDFRKFNTDFVKWKKEKEAPAPRVEAFGTVKKTPNVYRPGETIQVEMTFDSYVMLTGDRKLSGTIGDSEIEFKLAEQVSATTFLFEGTIPEIRPRKRELDLAFSNNIDVYNVYGKVLDKKEENSKLTDDVRIRANGKGKR